Proteins from a genomic interval of Chitinispirillales bacterium:
- the fliE gene encoding flagellar hook-basal body complex protein FliE, which yields MGNIDAIRGIGSAGTTNSVRGIQKPSETAGPNFKETLAGFLKDVNSMQNQADVSIQKMAAGEITDVHQVMNAAEEAKTAFNMMMEMRNKVMTAYEEVMRMRL from the coding sequence ATGGGAAACATTGATGCTATTCGCGGAATAGGTTCCGCCGGAACGACAAATTCCGTACGCGGCATTCAAAAGCCCAGCGAAACCGCAGGTCCGAATTTCAAGGAAACTTTGGCGGGTTTTCTAAAAGATGTAAACTCTATGCAGAATCAGGCGGATGTTTCAATCCAAAAGATGGCTGCCGGAGAAATTACAGACGTTCATCAAGTTATGAATGCTGCGGAAGAAGCAAAAACCGCATTCAACATGATGATGGAAATGCGGAACAAAGTTATGACGGCTTATGAAGAAGTGATGAGAATGCGGCTGTAG